A region from the Halosolutus gelatinilyticus genome encodes:
- a CDS encoding aldo/keto reductase, producing MDLPPIGLGTMGIEDPDVVETALDVGYRHLDTARIYGNERVVGEGLAASDVPRDEVLVATKLWIDDLAPGRVRAAAEESLDRLGLDRVDLCYVHRPRGEYDPAETLPALDDLVSDGLVDAVGLSNFTVDQLATAREHLDAPIAAHQVERHPLFAENDLLADARENGYPLVAYSPLAGGRVRELLEVQAVAEKHDVTPETAAIAWVVGTDGVVAIPKASSRAHLEANLAAANLDLDAEDRDRIASIDREEELFPE from the coding sequence GTGGACCTTCCGCCTATCGGCCTCGGCACGATGGGGATCGAGGATCCCGACGTCGTCGAGACGGCCCTCGACGTCGGCTACCGCCACCTCGACACCGCCCGGATCTACGGGAACGAGCGCGTCGTCGGGGAGGGACTCGCCGCGAGCGACGTCCCCCGCGACGAGGTGCTCGTCGCGACGAAGCTCTGGATCGACGACCTGGCGCCGGGCCGCGTTCGCGCCGCGGCCGAGGAGAGCCTCGATCGGCTGGGACTCGATCGGGTCGACCTCTGCTACGTCCACCGGCCGCGGGGCGAGTACGACCCCGCCGAAACGCTGCCGGCGCTCGACGACCTCGTCTCCGACGGCCTCGTCGACGCCGTGGGACTGTCGAACTTCACGGTCGATCAGCTGGCGACAGCCCGGGAGCACCTCGACGCACCGATCGCGGCCCATCAGGTCGAACGCCACCCGCTGTTCGCCGAGAACGACCTCCTCGCCGACGCGCGGGAAAACGGCTACCCGCTCGTGGCGTACTCGCCGCTGGCCGGCGGTCGAGTCCGCGAGTTGCTCGAGGTGCAGGCCGTCGCCGAGAAACACGACGTCACCCCGGAAACCGCGGCGATCGCCTGGGTCGTCGGCACCGACGGCGTCGTCGCGATCCCGAAGGCGTCGTCGCGAGCGCACCTCGAAGCCAACCTCGCCGCGGCCAACCTCGATCTGGACGCCGAGGACCGCGATCGGATCGCGTCGATCGATCGGGAGGAGGAACTGTTCCCGGAGTGA
- a CDS encoding NAD(P)-dependent alcohol dehydrogenase — translation MNAVVYSEYGGPDVLEPSTVAKPTPGDDEVLIAVRAASVNAGDWHLMRGSPFPVRFMYGGVRTPERRILGMDVAGRVEAVGNAVTRFRPGDEVFGDVSRSDFGGFAEYVAAPEEAVIEKPADRSFEEVAAVPTAAVTALQGLRDNGRIRSGHAVLIIGASGGVGTFAVQIADSYGADVTGVCRTDKTDLVRSIGADRVIDYTREDVIEDGQSYDLIFDAAAPHSIVAYRRALTPGGSYVMVGGPFGRLLQAVILGPVISMAGEKTLGNLYMEPSATDLAAVKELLEAGAVSPVIDRRYPLAEVPDAVRYLEAGHATGKVVITVGGDGPETASG, via the coding sequence ATGAACGCAGTAGTGTATTCCGAGTACGGCGGCCCCGACGTTCTCGAACCGTCGACGGTGGCGAAGCCGACGCCCGGCGACGACGAGGTGCTGATAGCCGTTCGCGCCGCGTCCGTCAACGCCGGCGACTGGCACCTCATGCGAGGATCGCCGTTTCCGGTGCGGTTCATGTACGGCGGCGTTCGAACCCCCGAGCGGCGGATACTCGGAATGGACGTCGCGGGCCGGGTCGAAGCCGTCGGGAACGCCGTGACGCGGTTTCGGCCGGGCGACGAGGTGTTCGGGGACGTCTCGAGGAGCGACTTCGGCGGATTCGCCGAGTACGTCGCGGCGCCCGAGGAGGCGGTGATCGAAAAACCCGCCGATCGCTCCTTTGAGGAGGTCGCGGCCGTCCCGACGGCGGCGGTTACCGCCCTTCAGGGGCTTCGAGATAACGGACGGATCCGGTCGGGCCACGCGGTCTTGATTATCGGCGCGTCAGGCGGCGTCGGGACGTTCGCGGTGCAGATCGCCGACTCGTACGGCGCCGACGTAACCGGCGTCTGTCGCACGGACAAAACGGACCTAGTGCGCTCGATCGGAGCGGATCGGGTCATCGATTATACCCGGGAGGACGTCATCGAAGACGGGCAATCGTACGACCTGATTTTCGATGCGGCGGCGCCGCATTCGATCGTCGCGTACAGACGCGCACTGACTCCGGGAGGCAGCTACGTCATGGTCGGCGGCCCGTTCGGGCGCCTGCTGCAAGCCGTGATCCTCGGACCGGTGATCTCGATGGCCGGCGAGAAGACGCTGGGGAACCTGTACATGGAACCCAGTGCGACCGATCTGGCCGCCGTGAAAGAGCTTCTCGAAGCCGGCGCCGTCAGCCCGGTTATCGATCGTCGATACCCGTTGGCCGAGGTCCCCGACGCCGTCAGGTATCTCGAAGCCGGACACGCCACGGGAAAGGTGGTGATAACGGTGGGCGGCGACGGGCCGGAAACCGCGTCGGGCTGA
- a CDS encoding MEDS domain-containing protein — translation MIEQIGGDRRAVRTVETGLDALRRSPDFRGPVEPLDNHEHVNDHLALIYESREEQFAAAIPFLRQGLELGERCVYITEENPREVVVEEMETRGIDVDAAIESGQLSIHDEHETYLRTGRFDPDDTIAFLDETIAAANEEFDGLRVTGEMGWVLGEDPDVEDLIKCEGKANYLFDEVDGMALCQYNRERFPADVIRDVISTHPHLIHGDRVSHNSYYTPPTEFFGPERPEQEVDRLLGTLREQTEAKVALEERERHLHRHHEITADPDRTFEQKVNALFGLGCERFDLELGAMARVDVDADRVEIEYVSGDHDYLEPGVVLPLSDTYCAATTDGGVTSVTDPTGDDYEAIAVRTEFGFDTYLGTLVEIEDGPDRTFFFMDSDPRDRAFSRDERTFHRLMGQWVKYELERHYRERTLERTVDRLEASNERLEQFAYAASHDLQEPLRMVSSYLRLIERRAPGELSAETEEFLEFAVDGADRMREMVDGLLEYSRIETRGRPFESIDLETVFEDVLDDLQLRIDESDAEITATSLPRVEGDGDQLRQVFQNLLDNAITYSGDEPPRIRVDAERECDEWTISVRDEGIGIDADDPGRVFDVFDRLHTREEYAGTGIGLAICERIIERHGGEIRVESEPGEGATFLFTLPAADSGY, via the coding sequence ATGATCGAGCAGATCGGCGGTGATCGGCGGGCGGTCCGAACGGTGGAGACGGGGCTCGACGCGCTGCGTCGCAGCCCCGACTTTCGGGGGCCGGTCGAACCGCTCGACAACCACGAGCACGTCAACGACCACCTCGCGCTCATCTACGAGAGTCGCGAGGAGCAGTTCGCGGCCGCGATCCCCTTCCTCCGCCAGGGACTCGAACTCGGCGAGCGGTGCGTCTACATCACCGAGGAGAACCCCCGCGAGGTCGTCGTCGAGGAGATGGAAACCCGCGGAATCGACGTCGACGCCGCGATCGAATCGGGACAGCTCTCGATACACGACGAACACGAGACCTACCTCCGGACGGGACGGTTCGACCCCGACGACACGATCGCGTTCCTCGACGAGACGATCGCCGCGGCGAACGAGGAGTTCGACGGGCTGCGCGTCACCGGCGAGATGGGCTGGGTGCTGGGCGAGGACCCCGACGTCGAGGACCTCATCAAGTGCGAGGGAAAGGCCAACTACCTCTTCGATGAGGTCGACGGAATGGCGCTCTGTCAGTACAACCGCGAGCGGTTCCCGGCTGACGTCATCCGCGACGTCATCAGCACCCATCCGCACCTCATCCACGGCGACAGGGTCAGTCACAACTCCTACTACACGCCCCCGACGGAGTTCTTCGGTCCCGAACGGCCCGAGCAGGAGGTCGACCGCCTGCTGGGAACGCTGCGAGAGCAAACCGAGGCCAAGGTCGCGCTGGAAGAGCGCGAACGACACCTGCACCGACACCACGAGATCACCGCGGACCCCGATCGGACGTTCGAACAGAAGGTGAACGCGCTATTCGGGCTCGGCTGCGAGCGGTTCGACCTCGAACTCGGCGCGATGGCCCGCGTCGACGTCGACGCCGATCGGGTGGAAATCGAGTACGTGAGCGGCGATCACGACTACCTCGAACCCGGCGTCGTCCTCCCGCTCTCGGACACGTACTGCGCCGCGACGACCGACGGCGGGGTCACGAGTGTAACCGATCCGACCGGAGACGACTACGAGGCGATCGCCGTCCGGACCGAGTTCGGCTTCGATACCTACCTCGGAACGCTCGTCGAGATCGAGGACGGTCCCGACCGAACGTTCTTCTTCATGGACTCCGACCCTCGCGATCGGGCGTTTTCGCGCGACGAACGCACGTTCCACCGGCTGATGGGCCAGTGGGTGAAATACGAACTCGAGCGACACTACCGCGAGCGGACGCTCGAGCGGACGGTCGACCGCCTCGAAGCGTCCAACGAACGGCTCGAGCAGTTCGCCTACGCCGCTTCGCACGACCTCCAGGAGCCGTTGCGCATGGTGTCGAGTTACCTCCGGCTCATCGAGCGTCGAGCGCCCGGGGAACTGTCCGCGGAGACCGAGGAGTTTCTCGAGTTCGCCGTCGACGGCGCCGATCGGATGCGCGAGATGGTCGACGGTCTCCTCGAGTACTCCCGGATCGAAACGAGGGGACGGCCGTTCGAATCGATCGACCTGGAGACCGTCTTCGAGGACGTTCTGGACGATCTGCAGCTCAGAATCGACGAAAGCGACGCGGAGATCACGGCGACGTCGCTGCCGCGAGTCGAAGGCGACGGCGATCAGCTCCGACAGGTCTTCCAGAATTTGCTGGATAACGCGATCACGTACAGCGGCGACGAACCGCCGCGGATCCGCGTCGACGCCGAACGCGAGTGCGACGAGTGGACGATTTCGGTCCGCGACGAGGGGATCGGGATCGACGCGGACGACCCCGGTCGCGTCTTCGACGTTTTCGATCGGTTACACACCCGCGAGGAGTACGCCGGAACCGGGATCGGACTCGCCATCTGCGAACGGATCATCGAACGTCACGGCGGCGAGATACGGGTCGAGTCCGAGCCGGGCGAGGGAGCGACGTTTTTGTTCACGCTTCCGGCGGCGGATAGCGGATACTGA
- a CDS encoding methyltransferase domain-containing protein — MSDTLNVDKLEREVKDVYQAVAETPDEEFHFEMGRPLAERLGYSPADLDRVPDAAVDSFAGVGYHYDLADLQPVDDVLDLGSGSGLDAFVAALRVGDGGSVTGLDMTEEQLANARRLRDEAELESVSFESGYIEDLPFEDQTFDVVVSNGVINLSAEKDRVFEEANRVLKPDGRLAISDIISETQMPDSIKTNADLWAACIGGAEQINEYTTMIETTGFDVVEVRENPQYDFISDQAQGACQKYGVKSVSLGARTR; from the coding sequence ATGTCTGACACACTCAACGTCGACAAGCTCGAACGCGAAGTGAAAGACGTCTACCAGGCCGTCGCCGAGACGCCCGACGAGGAGTTCCACTTCGAGATGGGACGACCGCTGGCCGAGCGGCTGGGATATTCGCCGGCGGATCTCGATCGGGTCCCCGACGCCGCGGTCGACTCCTTCGCGGGCGTGGGCTACCACTACGATCTCGCCGATCTGCAGCCGGTCGACGACGTGCTCGATCTGGGTAGCGGCTCGGGGCTGGACGCGTTCGTCGCCGCGCTCCGCGTCGGCGACGGCGGAAGCGTGACCGGACTCGACATGACCGAGGAACAACTGGCGAACGCGCGACGCCTCCGGGACGAGGCCGAACTGGAATCCGTCTCGTTCGAGTCGGGGTACATCGAAGACCTTCCGTTCGAAGACCAGACGTTCGACGTCGTCGTCTCCAACGGCGTCATCAACCTCTCCGCGGAGAAGGATCGCGTCTTCGAGGAGGCGAATCGCGTGCTCAAACCGGACGGTCGGCTGGCGATTTCCGACATCATCAGCGAAACCCAGATGCCGGATAGCATCAAAACCAACGCCGATCTCTGGGCGGCCTGTATCGGCGGCGCCGAGCAGATCAACGAGTACACGACGATGATCGAAACGACCGGCTTCGACGTCGTCGAGGTCAGGGAGAATCCCCAGTACGACTTCATCTCGGACCAGGCCCAGGGCGCGTGCCAGAAGTACGGCGTGAAAAGCGTCTCGCTCGGCGCGCGAACGCGCTAG
- a CDS encoding AIM24 family protein — protein MDVDEFVTTNEPREGGETFQLENSKLLDVDLDGSVIAKAGSMIAYSGDISFEGKSSAEGGITGFLKEKATSEGTPVMEASGTGHLYLADDEKKIQILELDAEEEISVNGNDVLAFESSVNYEIRTIKSIAGFSAGGLTNVSLVGPGSVAITTHGTPLVLRPPVRTDPSATVAWSDTTPSSHMDRALSNMIGRSSEETYQLEFTGSEGFVVVQPYEERGPQQ, from the coding sequence ATGGACGTAGACGAATTCGTTACCACGAACGAGCCCAGGGAGGGCGGTGAAACGTTTCAACTCGAGAACAGTAAGCTCCTCGACGTCGATCTCGACGGGTCGGTGATCGCGAAGGCCGGCTCGATGATCGCCTACAGCGGCGATATCTCGTTCGAGGGCAAGTCCTCCGCGGAAGGCGGGATCACGGGCTTTCTCAAGGAGAAGGCGACGAGCGAGGGAACGCCGGTGATGGAGGCGAGCGGAACCGGCCACCTCTACCTCGCAGACGACGAAAAGAAGATCCAGATCCTCGAACTCGACGCCGAGGAGGAGATCTCGGTCAACGGAAACGACGTCCTCGCGTTCGAGTCGAGCGTAAATTACGAGATCAGAACCATCAAGAGCATCGCGGGCTTCTCCGCGGGCGGGTTGACCAACGTCTCGCTCGTCGGGCCGGGTAGCGTCGCGATCACGACGCACGGCACGCCGCTGGTGTTGCGCCCGCCGGTCCGAACCGACCCGAGCGCGACCGTCGCCTGGAGCGACACGACCCCGAGTAGCCACATGGACCGCGCGCTCTCGAACATGATCGGCCGGTCTTCTGAGGAGACCTATCAGCTCGAGTTTACCGGCTCGGAGGGCTTCGTCGTCGTCCAGCCGTACGAGGAACGCGGGCCGCAGCAGTAA
- a CDS encoding phosphopantetheine adenylyltransferase: protein MRVAVAGTFGPIHDGHRNLFEHALRFGDDGVIVGLTSDEFARESRSRPVPPYEARKADLESIVEDLDERGREVEIREVSDPHAIVADDPTVDALVVSPETADELVPINDERRNRGLDPLTGIVAPYVLAENGERISSTRIVRGEIDDRGRAIE from the coding sequence ATGCGCGTCGCAGTTGCTGGCACGTTCGGGCCGATCCACGACGGTCATCGGAACCTGTTTGAGCACGCCCTTCGGTTCGGCGACGACGGCGTGATCGTCGGACTGACGAGCGACGAGTTCGCTCGCGAATCGCGATCGCGTCCGGTACCACCGTACGAGGCGCGGAAAGCCGATCTCGAGTCGATCGTCGAGGACCTCGACGAGCGGGGCCGCGAGGTCGAAATCCGCGAGGTCTCCGATCCGCACGCGATCGTCGCGGATGATCCGACCGTCGACGCGCTGGTCGTCTCGCCCGAGACCGCGGACGAACTCGTCCCGATCAACGACGAGCGGCGGAATCGGGGACTCGATCCGCTGACGGGGATCGTGGCCCCGTACGTCCTGGCCGAGAATGGCGAGCGAATCTCGTCGACGCGGATCGTCCGGGGCGAGATCGACGACCGTGGGAGGGCGATCGAGTGA
- a CDS encoding helix-turn-helix transcriptional regulator produces the protein MIPSATSSPLDDVEYLARSEHRVTALDALSRRPQSRADLRTLTGVSQSTIGRTLRAFEDRRWITREGAHYEATALGTFVATGMRELIDRLETEHRLREVWEWLPSEATGFTIEMISDAVVTVAAADDPYRPVNRFLTLLREADRFRFVGFDVALLEPCKDELCGRIVEGMHTEIIAPPAVAKYIRSTAPEQFAAALESGNLVVRLHDDLPHYGVSLFDTRIAISGYDPASGSVRVLVDTDGPAAREWAESAYDAYRRELPTIALETPLA, from the coding sequence ATGATTCCGAGTGCCACAAGTTCGCCGCTCGACGACGTCGAGTACCTCGCGCGGTCCGAACACCGCGTGACCGCACTCGACGCGCTGTCTAGACGGCCCCAGAGCCGAGCCGATCTCCGCACGCTGACCGGCGTTTCGCAGTCGACGATCGGCCGCACGCTGCGCGCGTTCGAAGACCGTCGCTGGATCACCAGAGAGGGCGCACACTACGAGGCGACGGCGCTGGGTACGTTCGTCGCGACGGGGATGCGAGAGCTGATCGACCGACTCGAAACCGAGCACCGACTCCGCGAGGTCTGGGAGTGGCTGCCGTCCGAGGCGACCGGATTCACGATCGAGATGATCTCCGACGCGGTCGTGACGGTCGCGGCCGCCGACGATCCGTACCGCCCGGTAAACCGGTTTCTGACCCTGCTCCGGGAGGCCGATCGGTTTCGGTTCGTCGGGTTCGACGTGGCGCTGCTCGAGCCGTGTAAGGACGAACTCTGCGGGCGGATCGTCGAGGGGATGCACACGGAGATCATCGCGCCTCCGGCGGTCGCGAAATACATCCGGTCGACCGCTCCCGAGCAGTTCGCGGCCGCCCTAGAGAGCGGCAACCTCGTGGTTCGACTGCACGACGACCTGCCGCACTACGGCGTCAGCCTCTTCGATACTCGGATCGCGATCAGCGGATACGACCCCGCCAGCGGGTCGGTTCGGGTCCTGGTCGATACCGACGGGCCGGCGGCGCGCGAGTGGGCGGAGTCGGCCTACGACGCCTATCGGCGCGAACTGCCGACGATCGCGCTCGAAACGCCGCTGGCGTGA
- a CDS encoding nucleoside deaminase → MSHPDFDAFDHDSHMRRAFDLARSAVDRGDRPFGSVLVRDDEIVMEASNRVLTEDDVRRHPELHLAYRAGRELDPAARRGTVMYTSTEPCPMCAGGMRYAAFGRVVYSVGSDELSAFTDQGAPVRSADVLDGVTEVVGPALNAKGRRLHEEFDW, encoded by the coding sequence ATGAGCCACCCTGACTTCGACGCCTTCGACCACGACTCCCACATGCGTCGCGCCTTCGATCTCGCCCGATCGGCCGTCGATCGGGGCGATCGCCCGTTCGGCTCCGTCCTCGTCCGCGACGACGAAATCGTCATGGAGGCCTCGAACCGCGTCCTGACGGAAGACGACGTCCGGCGCCATCCCGAACTCCACCTCGCCTACCGCGCTGGCCGGGAACTCGATCCGGCGGCGCGCCGCGGGACGGTCATGTACACGAGCACCGAACCGTGCCCGATGTGCGCCGGCGGGATGCGGTACGCCGCGTTCGGGCGCGTCGTCTACAGCGTCGGCAGCGACGAGCTGTCGGCGTTCACCGACCAGGGGGCGCCGGTCCGATCGGCCGACGTGCTCGACGGCGTCACCGAGGTCGTCGGCCCCGCGCTGAACGCCAAGGGGCGAAGACTCCACGAGGAGTTCGACTGGTGA
- a CDS encoding SGNH/GDSL hydrolase family protein, protein MHADDIQFHNVGALVPVDGGGRLIQRVPEAVRTELNEGARSRVRHPAGVELRFVPEESVELTLSVRPGGSADSETVRVFWGPIQGYDEFEIGAEPRTVEVSMPEKLRRLKPSAMADLPFDPRVCRVCLPGEHRSGYTRYHGAEGARRPPTEDEVPDRRYLAYGTSITEGEAALGEHLTYVNQTARRLGADLLNLGSCGTAYCDAAMADHIAARDDWDVVTLSVSVNMVGRFSPETFRERAEYLVDTVASAHPERPVVCITVFRNSRDVVDGHEEAETCERFRAELRDVVAASPHDNVYLLEGPALLPSVDGLTTDLVHPGDGAMTTMAERLADELAPLLED, encoded by the coding sequence ATGCACGCGGACGACATCCAGTTTCACAACGTCGGCGCGCTCGTGCCGGTCGACGGCGGCGGTCGCTTGATCCAGCGCGTTCCCGAGGCGGTCAGGACCGAACTCAACGAGGGCGCGCGGTCGCGGGTGCGCCACCCGGCGGGCGTCGAACTCCGGTTCGTTCCCGAGGAGTCGGTCGAACTGACCCTCTCCGTGCGGCCGGGCGGGAGCGCCGATAGCGAGACGGTGCGGGTGTTCTGGGGTCCGATACAGGGGTACGACGAGTTCGAAATCGGCGCGGAGCCGCGGACCGTCGAGGTGTCGATGCCCGAGAAGCTACGTCGGTTGAAACCGTCCGCCATGGCGGATCTGCCGTTCGATCCGCGCGTCTGTCGGGTCTGTCTCCCCGGCGAACACCGGAGCGGCTACACGCGGTATCACGGCGCCGAGGGAGCGCGGCGACCGCCGACCGAGGACGAGGTGCCCGATCGCCGGTATCTCGCCTACGGAACGTCGATAACCGAAGGCGAAGCGGCGTTGGGGGAGCACCTGACCTACGTGAACCAGACCGCCCGACGGCTCGGTGCGGACCTCCTCAACCTCGGCTCCTGCGGCACCGCGTACTGCGACGCGGCGATGGCGGACCACATCGCCGCGCGCGACGACTGGGACGTGGTGACGCTCTCCGTCTCGGTGAACATGGTCGGTCGGTTCTCCCCGGAGACCTTCCGCGAGCGCGCCGAGTACCTCGTCGACACCGTCGCGAGCGCCCACCCCGAGAGGCCGGTGGTCTGCATCACCGTCTTCCGTAACTCCCGCGACGTGGTCGACGGCCACGAGGAGGCCGAGACCTGCGAGCGATTCAGGGCGGAACTCCGAGACGTCGTCGCGGCGTCGCCACACGACAACGTCTATCTCCTCGAAGGACCCGCGTTGCTCCCGAGCGTCGACGGTCTCACCACCGACCTCGTCCACCCCGGAGACGGCGCGATGACGACGATGGCGGAGCGACTGGCCGACGAACTGGCGCCGCTTCTCGAAGACTGA
- a CDS encoding OsmC family protein codes for MNDTNDTTHGVNLETFEAFAGHAAENPADIQFELEARSTYEGTCAHSLATIDSYALGGETIERDTREYTIPYGGWKEVLDAGGWVGATDRMEPIEVALSALASCINVGITINAIANGVDVEHLRTRVRTDFDPAVLFGLAGLDEADSVFENVEVEIEIDGEGVDEEQIDEWAQRAPVYALVSLAQDVDVTIDAKTPVAADD; via the coding sequence ATGAACGATACCAACGATACTACCCACGGAGTAAACCTCGAAACGTTCGAGGCGTTCGCCGGCCACGCGGCCGAAAACCCGGCCGACATCCAGTTCGAACTCGAGGCCCGATCGACCTACGAGGGGACCTGTGCCCACAGCCTCGCGACGATCGACTCGTACGCGCTCGGCGGCGAGACGATCGAACGCGACACCCGCGAATACACTATCCCGTACGGCGGCTGGAAGGAGGTTCTCGACGCCGGCGGCTGGGTCGGCGCGACCGATCGGATGGAGCCGATCGAGGTCGCGCTCTCGGCGCTGGCCTCGTGTATCAACGTCGGCATCACGATCAACGCGATCGCGAACGGCGTCGACGTCGAGCACCTTCGAACCCGCGTCCGGACCGACTTCGATCCGGCGGTCCTGTTCGGCCTCGCCGGCCTCGACGAGGCGGACTCGGTCTTCGAGAACGTCGAGGTCGAAATCGAGATCGACGGCGAGGGCGTCGACGAGGAACAGATCGACGAGTGGGCCCAACGCGCGCCGGTGTACGCGCTCGTGTCGCTCGCCCAGGACGTCGACGTCACGATCGACGCGAAAACGCCGGTAGCGGCGGACGACTGA
- a CDS encoding DUF1059 domain-containing protein, protein MADAHKLDCESQAADCRFIIQSEDETEAIELAKKHMREVHGQEYSDEELQEDYLQVV, encoded by the coding sequence ATGGCAGACGCACACAAACTCGACTGCGAGTCCCAGGCGGCGGATTGCCGGTTCATCATCCAGTCCGAGGACGAGACGGAAGCGATCGAACTGGCCAAGAAACACATGCGAGAGGTCCACGGGCAAGAGTACTCGGACGAGGAACTACAGGAGGACTACTTACAGGTCGTCTAG
- a CDS encoding DUF5518 domain-containing protein has translation MDPQSSHPAVETPETDRRSSTAINALIGGVAGIVLSFVPLSTLLGGAVAGYLEGSTTNDGLRVGAIAGLVMLLPMLFIGLFLVPFILGFWTGGGPSFALLAIFVLVFGAVYTVGLSAVGGILGVYVKDEL, from the coding sequence ATGGACCCGCAATCATCTCATCCCGCCGTCGAGACGCCGGAGACCGACCGGCGGTCCAGCACCGCGATAAACGCGCTGATCGGCGGAGTCGCCGGCATCGTCCTCTCGTTCGTTCCGCTGTCGACGCTCCTCGGCGGCGCGGTCGCGGGCTACCTCGAGGGCAGCACGACGAACGACGGGCTGCGAGTCGGCGCGATCGCCGGGCTCGTCATGCTCCTCCCGATGCTATTTATCGGCCTGTTTCTCGTGCCGTTCATCCTCGGATTCTGGACCGGCGGGGGACCCTCGTTCGCACTGCTGGCGATCTTCGTTCTCGTTTTCGGCGCCGTGTACACCGTCGGCTTGAGCGCCGTCGGCGGGATTCTCGGCGTGTACGTCAAAGACGAACTGTAG
- a CDS encoding cold-shock protein yields the protein MPTGTVAFFNETGGYGFIETDEIDDDVFFHMEDVGGPDLEEGQEVEFDIEQAEKGPRATNLERL from the coding sequence ATGCCAACCGGTACGGTCGCGTTCTTTAACGAGACAGGGGGCTACGGCTTCATCGAGACGGACGAGATCGACGACGACGTCTTCTTCCACATGGAGGACGTCGGCGGCCCCGACCTCGAGGAAGGCCAGGAAGTGGAGTTCGACATCGAACAGGCGGAGAAAGGGCCGCGGGCGACCAATCTCGAACGTCTCTAG
- a CDS encoding universal stress protein, producing MTDHVLVPIDNTPLSETVLSYAFDRYPDAAITALHVVPGVRDAPLELTDASVEDRQDASTDLFERAEAVADERDRPLETVTLFGSPARSILEFEQDEDVDAIVLGSHGRHGMERLLLGSVAETVARRASVPVTIVR from the coding sequence ATGACCGACCACGTTCTCGTTCCGATCGACAATACGCCGCTGTCGGAGACGGTGCTGTCCTACGCGTTCGACCGCTACCCCGACGCCGCGATAACGGCGCTGCACGTCGTTCCGGGAGTCCGAGACGCGCCCCTCGAACTCACCGACGCGTCGGTCGAGGACCGGCAGGACGCGTCGACGGATCTGTTCGAACGCGCCGAGGCCGTCGCGGACGAGCGCGATCGGCCGCTCGAGACGGTCACGCTGTTCGGGTCGCCGGCGCGATCGATCCTCGAGTTCGAACAGGACGAAGACGTCGACGCGATCGTTCTCGGGAGCCACGGTCGGCACGGAATGGAGCGGCTCCTGCTTGGAAGCGTCGCGGAAACGGTCGCCCGTCGCGCGTCGGTTCCCGTGACGATCGTCCGATAA
- a CDS encoding alpha/beta hydrolase, giving the protein MKRERDGNRTNDARRRHRSPPRSTHRSGIRIVPRRRARTRCERRTVRRNLRSSRARDRRVGWCFLQYESWGSHDDIKAKDLSTFHEEIDAAADILRERGCDRVFAVGKSLGGGLLFTHGLSAFEGAVLWAPAAYLGADAEGMVVLDSEGVAAISTPVALVQGTDDEVVDLDDARWIVDRLADAELVAIEGAGHSYRADRHRETVLEETMAFLREHR; this is encoded by the coding sequence ATGAAGCGCGAACGCGATGGAAATCGAACAAACGACGCTCGTCGTCGGCACCGATCGCCACCCCGCTCGACCCACCGTTCTGGCATCCGAATCGTCCCGCGGCGTCGTGCTCGTACCCGGTGCGAGCGCCGGACCGTTCGGCGGAATCTTCGATCGTCTCGCGCGCGAGACCGGCGAGTCGGGTGGTGCTTCCTGCAGTACGAGAGCTGGGGGAGCCACGACGACATCAAGGCGAAGGACCTCTCGACGTTTCACGAGGAGATCGACGCGGCGGCCGATATCCTCCGGGAGCGGGGCTGCGATCGCGTCTTCGCGGTCGGCAAGAGCCTTGGCGGCGGCCTCCTGTTCACTCACGGGCTGTCGGCCTTCGAGGGGGCGGTCCTATGGGCGCCGGCGGCCTACCTCGGGGCGGACGCCGAAGGGATGGTCGTTCTCGATTCCGAGGGGGTCGCGGCGATTTCGACGCCGGTCGCGCTCGTTCAGGGAACCGACGACGAGGTGGTGGACCTCGACGACGCCCGGTGGATCGTCGATCGGCTCGCCGACGCCGAACTCGTCGCGATCGAGGGCGCGGGCCATAGTTACCGAGCGGATCGACACCGAGAAACGGTGCTCGAGGAGACGATGGCGTTCCTCCGGGAGCATCGATAG